The proteins below are encoded in one region of Streptomyces ficellus:
- the gltB gene encoding glutamate synthase large subunit: MRSDAWSPMDGRPAPQGMYDPRNEHDACGVGFVATLTGVASHALVEQALTVLRNLEHRGATGSEPDSGDGAGILLQVPDAFLREVTDFALPAAGEYAVGIAFLPADGSAQAVSRIETIAAEENLTVLGWREVPVAPELLGASARSTMPVFRQLFVGDGTSTGIDLDRKAFVLRKRAEREAGVYFPSLSARTIVYKGMLTTGQLEPFFPDLSDRRCATAVALVHSRFSTNTFPSWPLAHPYRFVAHNGEINTVKGNRNWMRARESQLVSDAFGAEKLDRIFPVCTPDASDSASFDEVLELLHLGGRSLPHSVLMMVPEAWENHDSMDPARRAFYQYHSTMMEPWDGPACVTFTDGVQVGAVLDRNGLRPGRYWVTDEGLVVLSSEVGVLDIDPAKVVRKGRLQPGKMFLVDTAEHRIIEDDEIKAALAAEHPYQEWLETGIIELEDLPEREHIVHTHASVTRRQQTFGYTEEELRVLLAPMARTGAEPIGSMGTDSPIAALSERPRLLFDYFTQLFAQVTNPPLDAIREELVTSLHSSLGPQGNLLEPTAASCRSVTLPFPVIDNDELAKLIHINADGDMPGMTAATLSGLYRVSGGGEALAARIEEICAEADAAIEGGARLIVLSDRHSDAEHAPIPSLLLTSAVHHHLIRTKQRTQVGLLVEAGDVREVHHVALLIGYGAAAVNPYLAMESVEDLVRAGTFVEGLEAEKAIRNLIYALGKGVLKVMSKMGISTVASYRGAQVFEAVGLDETFVEKYFNGTATKIGGAGLDVVAKEVAARHAKAYPASGVPSAHRALEIGGEYQWRREGEPHLFDPETVFRLQHATRSGRYDIFKKYTDRVNEQSERLMTLRGLFGFSSDRPSIPVEEVEPVSEIVKRFSTGAMSYGSISQEAHETLAIAMNQLGGKSNTGEGGEDPERLYDPARRSSIKQVASGRFGVTSEYLVNADDIQIKMAQGAKPGEGGQLPGHKVYPWVAKTRHSTPGVGLISPPPHHDIYSIEDLAQLIHDLKNANPAARIHVKLVSEVGVGTVAAGVSKAHADVVLISGHDGGTGASPLTSLKHAGGPWELGLAETQQTLLLNGLRDRIVVQTDGQLKTGRDVVIAALLGAEEFGFATAPLVVSGCVMMRVCHLDTCPVGIATQNPVLRDRFTGKAEYVVNYFRFIAEEVRELLAELGFRTLQEAVGHAEMLDTTRAVTHWKAQGLDLEPLFYVPELPEGAVRHQQHQQDHGLEKALDNQLIELAAEALGASCAEEARPVRAQVAIRNINRTVGTMLGHEVTKKFGGAGLPDDTIDITFTGSAGQSFGAFVPRGVTLRLEGDANDYVGKGLSGGRVIVRPDRGADHLAEYSTIAGNTIAYGATGGEVFLRGRTGERFCVRNSGALVVSEGVGDHGCEYMTGGHAVVLGETGRNFAAGMSGGVAYVIDLDRENVNSGNLGAVEALDETDKAWLHDVVRRHHEETGSTVAEKLLADWSTAADRFSKIIPTTYKAVLAAKDAAELAGLSEQETTEKMMEAATHG; encoded by the coding sequence ATGCGTTCCGACGCCTGGTCGCCCATGGACGGTCGCCCCGCCCCGCAGGGTATGTACGACCCCCGCAACGAGCACGACGCCTGCGGTGTCGGCTTCGTTGCCACCCTCACCGGTGTAGCCAGCCACGCACTGGTGGAGCAGGCGCTGACCGTTCTGCGCAACCTGGAGCACCGGGGCGCCACCGGCTCCGAGCCCGACTCCGGCGACGGCGCGGGCATCCTGCTCCAGGTCCCGGACGCCTTCCTCCGCGAGGTCACCGACTTCGCCCTCCCCGCGGCCGGCGAGTACGCCGTCGGCATCGCCTTCCTCCCCGCCGACGGCTCCGCACAGGCCGTCTCGCGGATCGAGACGATCGCCGCCGAGGAGAACCTCACCGTCCTCGGCTGGCGCGAGGTCCCCGTCGCCCCCGAGCTGCTCGGCGCCAGCGCCCGCTCGACCATGCCGGTCTTCCGTCAGCTGTTCGTCGGCGACGGCACGAGCACGGGCATCGACCTGGACCGCAAGGCGTTCGTGCTGCGCAAGCGCGCCGAGCGCGAGGCCGGGGTCTACTTCCCCTCGCTCTCCGCCCGCACCATCGTCTACAAGGGCATGCTCACCACCGGGCAGCTGGAGCCCTTCTTCCCGGACCTGTCGGACCGCCGCTGCGCCACCGCCGTCGCGCTCGTGCACTCCCGGTTCTCGACCAACACCTTCCCGAGCTGGCCGCTCGCCCACCCGTACCGTTTCGTCGCGCACAACGGCGAGATCAACACGGTCAAGGGCAACCGCAACTGGATGCGGGCTCGCGAGTCGCAGCTCGTCTCGGACGCCTTCGGTGCCGAGAAGCTGGACCGGATCTTCCCGGTCTGCACCCCGGACGCCTCCGACTCCGCCTCCTTCGACGAGGTCCTGGAGCTGCTCCACCTCGGTGGCCGTTCGCTGCCGCACAGCGTCCTGATGATGGTCCCCGAGGCGTGGGAGAACCACGACTCCATGGACCCGGCCCGGCGCGCCTTCTACCAGTACCACTCCACGATGATGGAGCCCTGGGACGGCCCGGCCTGCGTCACCTTCACCGACGGCGTCCAGGTCGGTGCCGTTCTCGACCGCAACGGTCTGCGCCCCGGCCGCTACTGGGTCACCGACGAGGGCCTCGTCGTGCTGTCCTCCGAGGTCGGCGTCCTCGACATCGACCCGGCCAAGGTGGTCCGCAAGGGCCGCCTCCAGCCCGGCAAGATGTTCCTGGTCGACACCGCCGAGCACCGCATCATCGAGGACGACGAGATCAAGGCCGCCCTGGCCGCCGAGCACCCGTACCAGGAGTGGCTGGAGACCGGGATCATCGAGCTCGAGGACCTCCCCGAGCGCGAGCACATCGTCCACACCCACGCCTCGGTCACCCGCCGCCAGCAGACCTTCGGCTACACCGAGGAGGAGCTGCGCGTCCTCCTCGCGCCGATGGCCCGCACGGGCGCCGAGCCGATCGGCTCCATGGGCACGGACTCGCCGATCGCCGCGCTCTCCGAGCGCCCGCGTCTGCTGTTCGACTACTTCACCCAGCTGTTCGCGCAGGTCACCAACCCGCCGCTGGACGCCATCCGCGAGGAGCTCGTCACCTCGCTGCACTCCTCGCTCGGCCCCCAGGGCAACCTGCTGGAGCCGACCGCCGCGTCCTGCCGCAGCGTCACCCTGCCGTTCCCGGTGATCGACAACGACGAGCTGGCCAAGCTCATCCACATCAACGCCGACGGCGACATGCCCGGCATGACGGCCGCCACGCTCTCCGGCCTCTACCGGGTCTCCGGCGGCGGTGAGGCCCTCGCCGCCCGGATCGAGGAGATCTGCGCCGAGGCCGACGCCGCCATCGAGGGCGGCGCCCGCCTGATCGTGCTCTCCGACCGGCACTCCGACGCCGAGCACGCGCCGATCCCGTCGCTGCTGCTCACCTCGGCCGTCCACCACCACCTCATCCGCACCAAGCAGCGCACCCAGGTGGGCCTGCTGGTCGAGGCCGGTGACGTCCGCGAGGTGCACCACGTCGCGCTGCTCATCGGTTACGGCGCCGCCGCCGTCAACCCGTACCTCGCCATGGAGTCGGTCGAGGACCTGGTCCGCGCCGGCACCTTCGTCGAGGGCCTGGAGGCCGAGAAGGCCATCCGCAACCTCATATACGCCCTCGGCAAGGGCGTCCTGAAGGTCATGTCCAAGATGGGCATCTCGACCGTCGCCTCCTACCGCGGCGCGCAGGTCTTCGAGGCCGTCGGTCTGGACGAGACCTTCGTCGAGAAGTACTTCAACGGCACCGCCACCAAGATCGGCGGCGCCGGCCTGGACGTCGTCGCCAAGGAGGTCGCCGCCCGTCACGCCAAGGCGTACCCCGCCTCCGGCGTCCCCTCCGCGCACCGCGCGCTCGAGATCGGCGGCGAGTACCAGTGGCGCCGCGAGGGCGAGCCGCACCTGTTCGACCCCGAGACGGTCTTCCGCCTCCAGCACGCCACCCGCTCCGGCCGCTACGACATCTTCAAGAAGTACACGGACCGGGTGAACGAGCAGTCCGAGCGGCTGATGACGCTGCGCGGCCTGTTCGGCTTCAGCTCCGACCGCCCCTCGATCCCGGTCGAGGAGGTCGAGCCGGTCTCCGAGATCGTCAAGCGGTTCTCCACCGGCGCCATGTCGTACGGCTCCATCTCCCAGGAGGCGCACGAGACCCTCGCCATCGCCATGAACCAGCTGGGCGGCAAGTCCAACACCGGTGAGGGCGGCGAGGACCCCGAGCGCCTGTACGACCCGGCGCGGCGTTCCTCCATCAAGCAGGTCGCCTCCGGCCGCTTCGGCGTCACCAGCGAGTACCTGGTCAACGCGGACGACATCCAGATCAAGATGGCCCAGGGCGCCAAGCCCGGCGAGGGCGGCCAGCTGCCCGGCCACAAGGTCTACCCGTGGGTCGCCAAGACCCGGCACTCGACGCCGGGCGTCGGCCTGATCTCCCCGCCGCCGCACCACGACATCTACTCCATCGAGGACCTGGCGCAGCTGATCCACGACCTCAAGAACGCCAACCCGGCCGCCCGCATCCACGTGAAGCTGGTGTCCGAGGTCGGCGTCGGGACCGTGGCCGCCGGTGTGTCCAAGGCCCACGCGGACGTCGTCCTCATCTCCGGCCACGACGGCGGTACGGGCGCCTCCCCGCTCACCTCGCTGAAGCACGCGGGCGGCCCCTGGGAGCTCGGCCTCGCCGAGACCCAGCAGACCCTGCTGCTCAACGGCCTGCGCGACCGGATCGTCGTCCAGACCGACGGCCAGCTCAAGACCGGCCGCGACGTCGTCATCGCCGCGCTGCTCGGCGCCGAGGAGTTCGGTTTCGCGACCGCGCCGCTCGTCGTCTCCGGCTGCGTCATGATGCGCGTCTGCCACCTGGACACCTGCCCGGTCGGCATCGCCACCCAGAACCCGGTGCTGCGCGACCGCTTCACCGGCAAGGCCGAGTACGTCGTCAACTACTTCCGCTTCATCGCGGAGGAGGTGCGCGAGCTCCTCGCCGAGCTGGGCTTCCGTACGCTCCAGGAGGCCGTCGGCCACGCCGAGATGCTCGACACCACCCGCGCGGTCACGCACTGGAAGGCGCAGGGCCTGGACCTGGAGCCGCTGTTCTACGTGCCGGAGCTGCCGGAGGGCGCGGTGCGCCACCAGCAGCACCAGCAGGACCACGGCCTGGAGAAGGCGCTGGACAACCAGCTCATCGAGCTGGCCGCCGAGGCACTCGGCGCGTCCTGTGCGGAGGAGGCCCGGCCGGTCCGCGCCCAGGTCGCGATCCGCAACATCAACCGGACGGTCGGCACCATGCTCGGCCACGAGGTGACGAAGAAGTTCGGTGGAGCGGGGCTCCCCGACGACACCATCGACATCACCTTCACCGGCTCGGCCGGCCAGTCCTTCGGCGCGTTCGTGCCGCGCGGCGTCACGCTGCGCCTGGAGGGCGACGCCAACGACTACGTCGGCAAGGGCCTGTCCGGCGGCCGTGTGATCGTCCGCCCCGACCGGGGCGCCGACCACCTGGCCGAGTACTCGACCATCGCCGGCAACACCATCGCGTACGGCGCCACCGGCGGCGAGGTCTTCCTCCGCGGCCGCACCGGCGAGCGGTTCTGCGTCCGCAACTCCGGCGCGCTGGTGGTCTCCGAAGGCGTGGGCGACCACGGCTGCGAGTACATGACCGGCGGTCACGCGGTGGTGCTCGGCGAGACGGGCCGCAACTTCGCGGCCGGCATGTCGGGCGGTGTCGCGTACGTCATCGACCTCGACCGGGAGAACGTCAACTCCGGCAACCTCGGCGCGGTCGAGGCACTGGACGAGACGGACAAGGCGTGGCTGCACGACGTCGTGCGCCGCCACCACGAGGAGACGGGCTCGACCGTAGCCGAGAAGCTCCTTGCCGACTGGTCCACCGCCGCGGACCGATTCAGCAAGATCATCCCGACCACGTACAAGGCCGTGCTCGCCGCCAAGGACGCCGCTGAGCTCGCCGGTCTCTCCGAGCAGGAGACCACCGAGAAGATGATGGAGGCGGCGACCCATGGCTGA
- a CDS encoding glutamate synthase subunit beta — MADPKGFLTTGREVAKTRPVDERVKDWNEVYVPGSLLPIISKQAGRCMDCGIPFCHNGCPLGNLIPEWNDYAYREDWQAASERLHATNNFPEFTGRLCPAPCESACVLGINQPAVTIKNVEVSIIDKAWDSGDVTPQPPERLSGKTVAVIGSGPAGLAAAQQLTRAGHTVAVYERADRIGGLLRYGIPEFKMEKVHINRRIEQMRAEGTKFRTEVEIGVDIDAAKLRRRYDAVVIAAGATVSRDLPVPGRDLKGIHFAMEYLPLANKVQEGDFVAPPITAEGKHVVVIGGGDTGADCVGTAHRQGAASVTQLEIMPRPGEERNPGQPWPTFPMLYKVTSAHEEGGERVYSVSTTHFEGDEDGNVQYLHLVEVEFKDGKLEQKPGTERKIPAQLVTLAMGFTGTDQSNGLVQQFGLELDERGNVARDADYATNVDGVFVAGDAGRGQSLIVWAIAEGRSAARGVDRYLTGASELPAPIRPTDRALTV, encoded by the coding sequence ATGGCTGACCCCAAGGGCTTCCTGACCACCGGGCGCGAGGTCGCCAAGACCCGCCCCGTCGACGAGCGCGTCAAGGACTGGAACGAGGTCTACGTCCCCGGCTCCCTGCTGCCGATCATCAGCAAGCAGGCCGGCCGGTGCATGGACTGCGGCATCCCGTTCTGCCACAACGGCTGCCCGCTCGGGAACCTCATCCCCGAGTGGAACGACTACGCCTACCGCGAGGACTGGCAGGCCGCCTCCGAGCGGCTGCACGCCACCAACAACTTCCCGGAGTTCACCGGGCGGCTGTGCCCCGCTCCCTGCGAGTCGGCGTGCGTGCTGGGCATCAACCAGCCCGCCGTCACCATCAAGAACGTCGAGGTCTCGATCATCGACAAGGCGTGGGACTCCGGTGACGTCACGCCGCAGCCCCCGGAGCGGCTGTCCGGCAAGACCGTCGCCGTCATCGGCTCCGGCCCGGCGGGCCTCGCCGCGGCCCAGCAGCTGACCCGCGCCGGCCACACGGTCGCCGTGTACGAGCGGGCCGACCGCATCGGCGGCCTGCTGCGGTACGGCATCCCCGAGTTCAAGATGGAGAAGGTGCACATCAACCGCCGCATCGAGCAGATGCGCGCGGAAGGCACCAAGTTCCGCACCGAGGTCGAGATCGGCGTCGACATCGACGCGGCGAAGCTGCGCCGGCGCTACGACGCGGTCGTCATCGCGGCCGGTGCCACCGTCTCGCGCGACCTGCCCGTCCCGGGCCGCGACCTCAAGGGCATCCACTTCGCGATGGAGTACCTGCCGCTCGCCAACAAGGTGCAGGAGGGCGACTTCGTGGCGCCCCCCATCACCGCCGAGGGCAAGCACGTCGTGGTCATCGGCGGCGGCGACACCGGCGCGGACTGCGTGGGCACCGCCCACCGCCAGGGCGCGGCCTCCGTCACCCAGCTGGAGATCATGCCGCGCCCGGGCGAGGAGCGGAACCCCGGCCAGCCCTGGCCGACCTTCCCCATGCTCTACAAGGTCACCTCGGCCCACGAGGAGGGCGGCGAGCGGGTCTACTCCGTCTCCACCACCCACTTCGAGGGCGACGAGGACGGCAACGTCCAGTACCTCCACCTCGTCGAGGTCGAGTTCAAGGACGGCAAGCTCGAGCAGAAGCCCGGCACCGAGCGGAAGATCCCCGCACAGCTGGTCACCCTCGCCATGGGCTTCACCGGCACCGACCAGTCCAACGGCCTGGTGCAGCAGTTCGGCCTGGAGCTCGACGAGCGCGGCAACGTCGCCCGTGACGCCGACTACGCGACCAACGTCGACGGCGTCTTCGTCGCCGGTGACGCGGGCCGCGGCCAGTCGCTCATCGTCTGGGCCATCGCCGAGGGCCGCTCCGCCGCGCGCGGCGTGGACCGCTACCTCACGGGCGCCAGCGAGCTGCCGGCCCCCATCCGCCCGACGGACCGCGCACTCACGGTCTGA
- a CDS encoding inositol monophosphatase family protein, whose protein sequence is MRHPLPDLGRRPPFAAERRVAVAAAEAGGRLLCGHFGDTGAVRTMRPHGDVVTALAPAAEELILTRLRHHFPHDRILSRGAALPATGTGRTWLVDPLDGRDNAAIGLPAYAVGIGLCVGDIPVVGVVHEPVTGRTWHAVTGQGAHDGDGARLRGPRSTLPGPGPVLAWTQGQAVDRADRTATALRGALERRCRRVLRLWAPLLGWSLLARGTVDGFVGYRAEGVGLPPGALLAAEAGAELRTLRGAPFRPGFGGPDTGRGFVAARAETLTYVLEEVAAVLRRAS, encoded by the coding sequence GTGCGGCACCCCCTGCCTGACCTCGGCCGGCGCCCCCCGTTCGCGGCCGAGCGGCGGGTCGCCGTCGCCGCGGCCGAGGCGGGCGGGCGACTGCTGTGCGGCCACTTCGGCGACACCGGAGCCGTACGGACCATGCGGCCCCACGGCGACGTGGTCACCGCCCTCGCCCCGGCCGCCGAGGAGCTGATCCTCACCCGGCTGCGGCATCACTTCCCGCACGACCGCATCCTCTCCCGGGGTGCCGCGCTCCCGGCCACCGGCACCGGCCGCACCTGGCTGGTCGACCCGCTGGACGGCCGCGACAACGCGGCCATCGGCCTGCCCGCGTACGCCGTCGGCATCGGGCTGTGCGTCGGGGACATCCCGGTCGTCGGCGTCGTCCACGAACCCGTCACCGGCCGCACCTGGCACGCCGTCACCGGACAGGGCGCCCACGACGGCGACGGCGCCCGGCTGCGCGGCCCCCGCAGCACCCTGCCGGGACCGGGCCCCGTGCTGGCCTGGACGCAGGGCCAGGCCGTGGACCGTGCCGACCGCACGGCGACCGCGCTGCGCGGCGCCCTGGAGCGGCGCTGCCGGCGCGTCCTGCGCCTGTGGGCACCGCTGCTGGGGTGGAGCCTGCTCGCGCGCGGCACCGTCGACGGCTTCGTCGGCTACCGCGCCGAGGGCGTCGGCCTGCCGCCCGGCGCGCTGCTGGCCGCCGAGGCGGGCGCGGAGCTGCGCACCCTGCGCGGCGCCCCGTTCCGGCCCGGGTTCGGCGGCCCCGACACCGGGCGCGGCTTCGTCGCCGCCCGGGCGGAAACCCTCACCTACGTCCTGGAGGAGGTCGCCGCGGTGCTCAGGAGGGCATCTTGA
- a CDS encoding vWA domain-containing protein — MPISLQKMEATAPALVDLYKSAGVSLRKHGLGRERAAVYLVIDYSGSMKPYYKDGSVQALADRVLGLSANLDDDGRVPVVFFSTDIDAETDIALDGHQGRIERIVAGLGHMGKTSYHLAMDAVIDHYLDSGTTAPALVVFQTDGGPINKLAAERYLCKAAELPLFWQFIGFGDPGSRQFDFLRKLDELAVPAKRRVDNAGFFHAGADPRRVPDTELYDRLVAEFPHWLAAARAQGIVR; from the coding sequence ATGCCCATCAGCCTGCAGAAGATGGAGGCGACCGCGCCCGCGCTCGTCGACCTCTACAAGAGCGCGGGCGTGTCGCTGCGCAAGCACGGACTGGGCCGGGAGCGGGCCGCGGTCTACCTGGTGATCGACTACTCGGGCTCGATGAAGCCCTACTACAAGGACGGCAGTGTCCAGGCGCTCGCCGACCGGGTGCTGGGCCTGTCGGCCAACCTCGACGACGACGGCCGGGTCCCGGTGGTCTTCTTCTCCACCGACATCGACGCCGAGACGGACATCGCCCTCGACGGCCACCAGGGCCGCATCGAGCGGATCGTCGCCGGGCTCGGCCACATGGGCAAGACCAGTTACCACCTGGCCATGGACGCCGTCATCGACCACTACCTCGACAGCGGCACCACCGCCCCGGCGCTCGTCGTCTTCCAGACGGACGGCGGCCCCATCAACAAGCTCGCCGCCGAGCGCTACCTCTGCAAGGCGGCCGAGCTGCCGCTGTTCTGGCAGTTCATCGGCTTCGGCGACCCGGGCAGCCGCCAGTTCGACTTCCTGCGCAAGCTCGACGAGCTGGCCGTCCCCGCCAAGCGCCGCGTCGACAACGCGGGCTTCTTCCACGCCGGCGCCGACCCCCGGCGCGTCCCGGACACCGAGCTGTACGACCGGCTGGTCGCCGAGTTCCCCCACTGGCTCGCCGCCGCCCGCGCCCAGGGCATCGTGCGATGA
- a CDS encoding HutD/Ves family protein has translation MSGRVRVLRAAGRAAVPWRNGGGVTREVAARHGGAGAAGFDWRVSLADVGADGPFSAFPGTERILTVVEGAGMDLTAGERLLRAEPYVPLPFPGDVPTVGRLLAGPVVNLNVMHLRGAVTAGVTVVRGGAPVPVAPDATVLVVALDAPAVVAGAELERYDAVLCDAPGATVRTGGHAAVVTFRRPG, from the coding sequence ATGAGCGGGCGCGTGCGGGTGCTGAGGGCGGCCGGCCGGGCGGCGGTGCCGTGGCGGAACGGCGGCGGCGTCACCCGGGAGGTCGCCGCCCGGCACGGGGGCGCCGGGGCGGCCGGCTTCGACTGGCGGGTCAGCCTCGCGGACGTCGGGGCGGACGGGCCGTTCTCCGCGTTCCCCGGTACCGAGCGCATCCTCACGGTCGTCGAGGGCGCCGGGATGGACCTGACCGCCGGCGAACGGCTCCTGCGGGCGGAGCCGTACGTCCCGCTGCCCTTCCCCGGTGACGTCCCGACCGTCGGACGGCTCCTCGCCGGGCCGGTCGTCAACCTGAACGTGATGCACCTGCGCGGCGCGGTCACGGCGGGCGTCACCGTCGTACGGGGCGGGGCGCCCGTCCCGGTTGCGCCGGACGCGACGGTGCTCGTGGTCGCCCTGGACGCCCCTGCGGTGGTCGCGGGCGCCGAACTGGAGCGGTACGACGCGGTGTTGTGCGACGCCCCCGGGGCGACGGTGCGCACCGGCGGGCACGCGGCGGTCGTCACGTTCCGCCGGCCGGGCTGA
- a CDS encoding acyl-CoA dehydrogenase family protein, whose translation MGAYLTDGQRDFTRALDAMLSAGDTPSAARAWAAGDPGPGRALWGRLAEAGVFALAVPEAYEGGLGVLPPEVALAFTELGRHAVPGPVVETVAVAALLGRLGERGPAKRLLPALAAGGLTATLAVGPGYALDADTAGLVLVADGEELRAAPGHGPVRVSADPVRRLARPAPGGEVLAAGPHVAEAVRYAAGWAALATGAQALGVGYALLDRTVAYVKRRTQFGVAVGSFQSVKHRLADTLLALEFARPLLYGAARSLRTADVAAAKVAAGEAAYRAARTALQLHGAVGYTEELDLALWLRKARPLRDAWGTPARCREQVLGGC comes from the coding sequence ATGGGTGCGTACCTGACGGACGGGCAGCGGGACTTCACCCGCGCGCTGGACGCCATGCTCTCCGCCGGTGACACCCCGTCGGCGGCGCGGGCGTGGGCGGCCGGGGACCCGGGCCCGGGGCGGGCGCTGTGGGGACGGCTCGCGGAGGCCGGGGTCTTCGCGCTGGCGGTGCCCGAGGCGTACGAGGGCGGGCTGGGCGTCCTGCCGCCGGAGGTGGCGCTGGCGTTCACCGAGCTGGGCCGCCACGCGGTGCCGGGCCCGGTGGTGGAGACCGTGGCGGTCGCGGCGCTGCTGGGGCGGCTCGGGGAGCGCGGGCCCGCGAAGCGGCTGCTGCCGGCCCTCGCGGCGGGCGGGCTGACGGCGACCCTGGCGGTCGGGCCGGGGTACGCCCTGGACGCGGACACCGCAGGCCTCGTCCTCGTGGCGGACGGCGAGGAGCTGCGGGCCGCGCCCGGGCACGGCCCGGTGCGGGTGAGCGCCGATCCGGTGCGGCGGCTCGCACGGCCCGCGCCGGGCGGGGAGGTGCTGGCGGCGGGCCCGCACGTGGCGGAGGCGGTGCGGTACGCGGCCGGGTGGGCGGCGCTGGCGACGGGCGCGCAGGCGCTGGGCGTCGGGTACGCGCTGCTGGACCGGACGGTGGCGTACGTGAAGCGGCGCACGCAGTTCGGGGTGGCGGTCGGCTCGTTCCAGTCGGTCAAGCACCGGCTGGCGGACACGCTGCTGGCGCTGGAGTTCGCCCGGCCGCTGCTGTACGGGGCGGCCCGGTCGCTGCGTACCGCCGATGTGGCGGCGGCCAAGGTGGCGGCCGGCGAGGCGGCGTACCGGGCCGCCCGCACCGCGCTCCAGCTGCACGGCGCCGTCGGCTACACCGAGGAGCTGGACCTGGCCCTGTGGCTGCGCAAGGCGCGCCCGTTGCGTGACGCCTGGGGCACGCCCGCCCGGTGCCGGGAACAGGTGCTGGGCGGGTGCTGA
- a CDS encoding acyl-CoA dehydrogenase family protein produces MDESVEAFRSQARAWLAAHVPSEPLPSLETAEGFAAHRAWEAELHEGRWSVVNWPERYGGRGVDLPHWLAFEEEYWAAGAPGRVSQNGVSLLAPTLFDHGTEEQRARLLPSMAGGRTVWAQAWSEPEAGSDLASLRSRAVRTDGGWLLHGQKAWSSRAAFADRAFGVFRSDPAADRPHRGLTYLMFGLREPGVTVRPVARLDGKPAFAELFLDGVFVPDEDVIGAPGDGWRIAMSATGNERGLMLRSPGRFLASAGRLVRLWREAGCDPAVRDRVADAVVGARAYQLFTELAAGGGAMGAESSLTKVFWSEYDIALHETALELLGAVAEFADTDWAEGYTFALAGPVYAGTNEIQRDIIAERLLGLPKGRR; encoded by the coding sequence GTGGACGAGTCCGTCGAAGCCTTCCGGTCACAGGCCCGCGCCTGGCTGGCCGCCCACGTTCCGTCCGAGCCGCTGCCGTCCCTGGAGACGGCGGAGGGCTTCGCGGCGCACCGGGCCTGGGAGGCGGAGCTGCACGAGGGCCGCTGGTCGGTGGTCAACTGGCCGGAGCGGTACGGCGGGCGGGGCGTGGACCTCCCGCACTGGCTGGCGTTCGAGGAGGAGTACTGGGCGGCGGGGGCGCCCGGCCGCGTCTCGCAGAACGGCGTCAGCCTCCTCGCACCCACCCTCTTCGACCACGGTACCGAGGAGCAGCGGGCCCGCCTCCTGCCGTCCATGGCGGGCGGGCGGACGGTGTGGGCGCAGGCCTGGTCGGAGCCGGAGGCGGGCTCCGACCTCGCCTCGCTGCGCTCGCGGGCGGTGCGCACGGACGGCGGCTGGCTGCTGCACGGGCAGAAGGCCTGGTCGTCGCGGGCCGCGTTCGCCGACCGGGCGTTCGGCGTCTTCCGTTCGGACCCGGCGGCGGACCGGCCGCACCGGGGCCTGACGTACCTGATGTTCGGGCTGCGGGAGCCGGGGGTGACCGTGCGGCCGGTCGCGCGGCTGGACGGGAAGCCGGCGTTCGCCGAGCTGTTCCTGGACGGGGTGTTCGTCCCGGACGAGGACGTGATCGGCGCACCCGGCGACGGCTGGCGGATCGCGATGTCGGCGACCGGCAACGAGCGCGGCCTGATGCTCCGCTCCCCCGGCCGTTTCCTGGCGTCCGCCGGCCGGCTGGTGCGGCTGTGGCGGGAGGCCGGGTGCGACCCGGCGGTGCGCGACCGGGTGGCGGACGCGGTGGTCGGGGCGCGGGCGTACCAGCTGTTCACGGAGCTGGCGGCGGGCGGCGGGGCGATGGGCGCGGAGTCCAGCCTGACGAAGGTCTTCTGGTCCGAGTACGACATCGCCCTGCACGAGACGGCCCTGGAACTCCTCGGCGCGGTGGCCGAGTTCGCCGACACCGACTGGGCCGAGGGGTACACCTTCGCGCTCGCCGGGCCGGTCTACGCCGGGACGAACGAGATCCAGCGGGACATCATCGCCGAGCGGCTGCTCGGCCTGCCGAAGGGCCGCCGCTGA